In Rhodococcus rhodochrous, a single genomic region encodes these proteins:
- a CDS encoding sigma-70 family RNA polymerase sigma factor, protein MDEEFLAREFDAHRERLRAVGFRMLGSAAEADDAVQETWLKVARADTDAVDNLGGWLTTVMSRVCLDMLRARSARHEIVVGEPVEPPRRNDSSEAPEDEAVLADSIGIAMMVVLDALGPAERLAFVLHDMFGMPFDEIAPVVGRSAAATRQLASRARRRVRGARTASAGAGDPRRVVDAFLVAAREGRFEDLLAVLDPDVVLRADTMAAANAETGRLHGGPALEPELRGADAVAHAFHGRARGAVPATIDGVPGAAWAPGGIVRSVFRFTVEDGRIVALEVIADPEAITTLDTALL, encoded by the coding sequence ATGGACGAGGAATTTCTGGCGAGGGAGTTCGACGCACACCGCGAGCGCTTGCGCGCGGTCGGTTTCCGGATGCTGGGGTCGGCTGCGGAGGCGGACGATGCGGTGCAGGAGACGTGGTTGAAGGTTGCCCGCGCCGACACCGACGCCGTGGACAATCTCGGCGGCTGGCTCACCACCGTGATGAGCCGCGTGTGTCTCGACATGCTGCGCGCACGTTCGGCGCGTCACGAGATCGTCGTCGGCGAACCCGTCGAACCGCCTCGACGGAACGACAGCTCCGAGGCGCCGGAAGACGAGGCGGTGCTTGCGGATTCGATCGGTATCGCGATGATGGTGGTCCTCGACGCGCTCGGTCCCGCCGAACGTCTCGCCTTCGTGCTGCACGACATGTTCGGCATGCCGTTCGACGAGATCGCGCCCGTCGTGGGCCGATCCGCTGCCGCGACGCGTCAGCTCGCCAGTCGTGCGCGGCGGCGCGTGCGCGGTGCACGTACGGCGTCGGCGGGTGCCGGGGATCCGCGTCGGGTGGTCGACGCCTTCCTCGTCGCGGCCCGCGAGGGTCGTTTCGAGGATCTGCTCGCGGTGCTCGATCCCGACGTGGTGCTCCGCGCCGACACCATGGCGGCAGCGAACGCCGAGACGGGCCGGCTGCACGGTGGCCCCGCACTCGAGCCGGAACTGCGCGGCGCCGACGCGGTGGCACACGCCTTCCACGGCCGCGCACGCGGCGCGGTGCCCGCGACGATCGACGGTGTGCCCGGGGCGGCGTGGGCGCCGGGCGGGATCGTGCGGTCGGTGTTCCGCTTCACCGTCGAGGACGGTCGCATCGTGGCGCTCGAGGTGATCGCGGATCCCGAGGCGATCACCACGCTCGACACGGCTCTGCTCTGA
- a CDS encoding PucR family transcriptional regulator has translation MLLRDVVEAPGLGIGVLHGDAEALSRPVLRACTTDMPDPTRYVSAGSLVFTGLVWRRSAEDSDLFVKRLVRAGVTAMAAGEALHGRVPDDVVEACARHRMPLLVVPDEMPFSRVIEYMTGQMAGARMDRLQTGLARQRQWLAAVADGRSVGELLDGLAQQLGVESALITSTGVTVAGGAELDETELDRITAAALTADRFPLRLAGDLTVLPVGRGLTDRIDAWFLVIRHDESGPECVEAFSELAAVVALDRIRRDERRRVAWEITDRTPTVRAADSRVAVVAEAEGRISSDVLRGLVEDVLDGAVTSIDAANRVVAPAIGSDVDVARLLSRRLGRLAPALRGDRMFVGVGGQSSDDDPAGAVRAASSACAAAHNDPGPVSVRRAELDSALDLLSTLPDELRRAYADRLLGDVVEHDRRTDAGLLATLEAFLDCDGSWRRTADRLHVHLNTVRYRIGRVEALTGRSLARTGDRFDLYLALRSLEPALA, from the coding sequence GTGCTTCTTCGAGATGTGGTGGAGGCGCCGGGGCTCGGAATCGGTGTACTGCACGGCGACGCGGAGGCCCTGAGCCGTCCCGTGCTGCGCGCGTGCACCACCGACATGCCCGACCCCACGCGCTACGTCAGCGCAGGCTCGCTCGTGTTCACCGGCCTGGTGTGGCGGCGCTCCGCCGAGGACTCCGACCTGTTCGTCAAACGGCTCGTCCGAGCGGGGGTGACGGCGATGGCCGCCGGCGAGGCCCTGCACGGCCGCGTACCCGACGACGTGGTCGAGGCGTGTGCACGACACCGCATGCCGCTGCTGGTCGTGCCCGACGAGATGCCGTTCAGCCGGGTCATCGAGTACATGACCGGGCAGATGGCCGGGGCCCGGATGGATCGTCTGCAGACGGGACTGGCGCGGCAGCGGCAATGGCTCGCCGCCGTCGCCGACGGTCGGAGTGTGGGGGAGCTGCTCGACGGACTCGCGCAGCAGCTCGGGGTGGAATCGGCGCTGATCACCTCCACGGGAGTGACCGTCGCGGGAGGCGCCGAGCTCGACGAGACCGAACTCGACCGGATCACCGCAGCCGCGCTGACCGCCGACCGCTTTCCACTGCGGCTCGCGGGCGACCTCACCGTCCTGCCGGTGGGACGCGGACTGACGGACCGGATCGACGCGTGGTTCCTGGTGATCCGGCACGACGAGAGCGGACCGGAGTGCGTCGAGGCGTTCTCCGAGCTCGCCGCGGTGGTCGCTCTCGATCGGATCCGGCGCGACGAACGGCGCCGGGTGGCATGGGAGATCACCGACCGGACCCCGACCGTGCGCGCTGCGGACTCGCGGGTCGCGGTGGTGGCCGAGGCCGAGGGCCGGATCTCGTCGGACGTCCTGCGCGGTCTCGTCGAGGACGTCCTGGACGGAGCGGTCACGTCGATCGACGCGGCGAACAGGGTGGTCGCCCCGGCGATCGGCAGCGACGTCGATGTGGCACGGCTGTTGAGCCGACGCCTCGGGCGTCTCGCGCCGGCGTTGCGCGGCGACCGGATGTTCGTCGGTGTCGGCGGGCAGAGTTCCGACGACGACCCGGCGGGCGCGGTCCGCGCGGCATCGTCGGCATGCGCTGCAGCACACAATGATCCGGGTCCGGTGTCGGTGCGACGCGCCGAACTCGATTCGGCGCTCGACCTGTTGTCGACCCTGCCCGACGAACTGCGGCGTGCCTACGCCGACCGGCTGCTCGGGGATGTCGTCGAACACGACCGGCGCACCGATGCGGGTCTGCTCGCGACCCTCGAGGCATTCCTCGACTGCGACGGATCGTGGCGGCGCACGGCCGATCGACTGCACGTGCACCTGAACACGGTCCGCTACCGCATCGGACGGGTCGAAGCGCTCACCGGGCGTTCCCTCGCGCGCACCGGTGACCGCTTCGACCTGTATCTCGCGCTGCGTTCCTTGGAACCCGCGCTCGCGTGA
- a CDS encoding 2'-5' RNA ligase family protein codes for MALAVCLLFDTETDRAIRRLWGRLEESGIPTLLTHTHRKHVPHLSYAVLRTYDRAAVVSALEDIPDGGPVPVYIDTLGLFRRGRASLVPAPSSELVQRQDRVVRVVETTGADLHRYYVPGRWTPHCSLSPRTRREELDRLGAVVYDVLPIEATLDRAVLIDTATGEHTPLRMIP; via the coding sequence ATGGCGCTGGCGGTCTGTCTCCTGTTCGACACCGAGACCGACCGCGCGATCCGGCGCCTGTGGGGCCGGCTCGAGGAGAGCGGTATCCCGACCCTGCTCACCCACACGCACCGCAAGCACGTGCCGCACCTGTCGTACGCGGTGCTGCGGACCTACGACCGGGCCGCCGTCGTCTCGGCTCTCGAGGACATACCCGACGGGGGACCGGTCCCGGTCTACATCGACACGCTCGGACTGTTCCGGCGCGGCCGGGCGTCGCTCGTGCCCGCCCCGTCGTCCGAACTCGTGCAGCGGCAGGACCGCGTCGTGCGTGTCGTGGAGACGACAGGAGCGGACCTGCACCGCTACTACGTCCCGGGGCGCTGGACCCCGCACTGTTCGCTGAGCCCTCGAACCCGGCGCGAGGAACTCGACCGTCTCGGTGCGGTCGTCTACGACGTGCTGCCGATCGAAGCGACACTCGATCGCGCGGTGCTGATCGACACCGCCACCGGCGAGCACACGCCGCTACGGATGATCCCCTGA
- a CDS encoding carboxymuconolactone decarboxylase family protein, producing the protein MEARMNNPVMVLPGTLDALQAAGRTYESTGLPARTVHLVHLRASQINGCSFCVEMHTREALDDGESIERLTAVAAWRESRRFTEAERAALALTEAVTRIADRPESVSDEVWDAAADIYDEKQLAALVMQIATINMWNRVNATIRQPAGVAPRS; encoded by the coding sequence ATGGAAGCACGAATGAACAATCCCGTGATGGTGCTGCCCGGCACCCTCGACGCGTTGCAGGCCGCGGGCCGGACCTACGAGAGCACCGGGCTCCCGGCCCGCACGGTCCACCTGGTGCACCTGCGGGCCAGCCAGATCAACGGGTGCAGCTTCTGCGTGGAGATGCACACGCGTGAAGCACTGGACGACGGGGAGAGCATCGAGCGGCTCACGGCGGTCGCGGCCTGGCGCGAATCGCGACGGTTCACCGAGGCCGAGCGCGCCGCACTCGCGCTCACCGAGGCCGTCACGCGGATCGCCGACCGACCCGAGTCCGTCTCCGACGAGGTGTGGGACGCCGCGGCCGACATCTACGACGAGAAGCAACTGGCCGCGCTGGTCATGCAGATCGCGACGATCAACATGTGGAACCGGGTCAACGCCACGATCCGGCAACCGGCCGGAGTGGCACCCCGGAGCTGA
- a CDS encoding FAD binding domain-containing protein yields MDLHSITAYDIARDRADLAFEDGAAPLGGGTWLFSEPQPHLHRLVDLSGLDWPAVTRHPDALEIAATCTVERLAALSDEAEHPAAPLFRQCSEALLASWKIWKRATVGGNICLSFPAGAMISLATALDADAVIWTTDGGERRIPVADFVLGVASNALAPGEILRSIRIPLHALNSRTAFRKIALSPLGRSGAVVIGRRDDDGGVTLSITASTVRPYLLRFTEVPSTQELSDALARLVPATSYYTDAHGAADWRRAVTAVLAEEIRTELSNTEVQP; encoded by the coding sequence ATGGATCTGCACAGCATCACCGCCTACGACATCGCCCGTGACCGCGCCGACCTGGCCTTCGAGGACGGCGCGGCCCCGCTCGGTGGCGGCACCTGGCTGTTCTCCGAACCGCAACCGCATCTGCACCGGCTCGTGGATCTGTCCGGTCTCGACTGGCCCGCGGTGACCCGGCATCCCGACGCCCTGGAGATCGCCGCGACCTGCACGGTCGAACGGTTGGCCGCGCTCTCGGACGAAGCGGAACATCCTGCGGCACCGCTGTTCCGGCAGTGCTCCGAGGCACTGCTGGCGTCGTGGAAGATCTGGAAGCGCGCCACGGTCGGCGGCAACATCTGCCTGTCCTTCCCCGCCGGCGCCATGATCTCGCTGGCGACCGCGCTCGACGCCGACGCGGTGATCTGGACGACCGACGGCGGCGAACGGCGCATCCCGGTGGCCGACTTCGTTCTCGGAGTCGCCTCCAACGCCCTCGCACCCGGCGAGATCCTGCGGAGCATCCGGATCCCGTTGCATGCTCTGAACTCCCGCACTGCCTTCCGCAAGATCGCCCTGTCTCCGCTGGGGCGTTCGGGAGCCGTCGTGATCGGCCGCCGCGACGACGACGGCGGTGTCACGCTGTCGATCACCGCGTCGACGGTGCGCCCCTACCTCCTGCGGTTCACGGAAGTCCCGTCGACGCAGGAATTGTCCGACGCACTGGCCCGTCTCGTCCCGGCGACGAGCTACTACACCGATGCGCACGGCGCCGCCGACTGGCGACGTGCCGTCACCGCGGTTCTCGCCGAAGAGATCCGCACCGAACTGTCGAACACGGAGGTTCAGCCGTGA
- a CDS encoding fumarate hydratase, whose protein sequence is MADFLYEDLLPIGEDPTEYRLLTTEGVSTVEGPDGRTFLKVEPEALRLLTETALHDISHYLRTDHLKQLASILDDPEASNNDKFVALDLLKNANIAAGGVLPMCQDTGTAIVMGKRGQQVLTPGDDEESIARGVYDAYTKLNLRYSQNAPLTMWDEKNTGNNLPAQIELYADTAKGHENAYKFLFMAKGGGSANKSYLYQETKAILNPDSMMQFLEAKIRSLGTAACPPYHLAIVVGGTSAEFALKTAKYASAHYLDELPTEGAMTGRGFRDLELEKKVFELTQKIGIGAQFGGKYFCHDVRVVRLPRHGASLPVAIAVSCSADRQAKAKITPEGVFLEQLEFNPGQFLPEVTDSQLDAETSGVSGTGKGAAVKIDLTRPMPEILAELSKHPVKTRLSLTGPLVVARDIAHAKIKERLDRGEEMPQYLKDHPVYYAGPAKTPEGLASGSFGPTTAGRMDSYVDQFQAAGGSMVMLAKGNRSKQVTDACYKYGGFYLGSIGGPAARLALDCIKNVEVVEYEELGMEAVWKIEVEDFPAFIVVDDKGNDFFAHTGEVTLTVGKRPGL, encoded by the coding sequence ATGGCCGACTTCCTCTACGAGGACCTGCTGCCGATCGGGGAAGACCCCACCGAGTATCGGTTGCTGACCACCGAGGGGGTGTCCACCGTCGAAGGACCCGACGGCCGCACCTTCCTGAAGGTGGAGCCCGAGGCCCTGCGCCTGCTCACCGAGACCGCGCTGCACGACATCTCCCACTACCTGCGCACGGATCACCTGAAGCAGCTCGCGAGCATCCTCGACGATCCCGAGGCGTCGAACAACGACAAGTTCGTTGCACTCGACCTCCTGAAGAACGCGAACATCGCCGCCGGCGGCGTGCTGCCCATGTGCCAGGACACCGGCACCGCCATCGTCATGGGCAAGCGCGGCCAGCAGGTGCTCACCCCGGGCGACGACGAGGAGTCCATCGCGCGGGGTGTGTACGACGCGTACACGAAGCTGAACCTGCGGTACTCGCAGAACGCCCCGCTGACGATGTGGGACGAGAAGAACACGGGCAACAACCTGCCGGCGCAGATCGAGCTGTACGCGGACACCGCGAAGGGCCACGAGAACGCCTACAAGTTCCTGTTCATGGCCAAGGGCGGCGGATCGGCCAACAAGTCGTACCTGTACCAGGAGACGAAGGCCATCCTGAACCCGGACTCGATGATGCAGTTCCTCGAGGCCAAGATCCGCTCGCTCGGCACCGCGGCGTGCCCGCCCTACCACCTCGCGATCGTCGTCGGCGGCACCTCCGCCGAGTTCGCGCTCAAGACGGCCAAGTACGCCTCGGCGCACTACCTCGACGAGCTGCCCACCGAGGGCGCCATGACGGGCCGCGGCTTCCGCGATCTCGAACTCGAGAAGAAGGTCTTCGAGCTCACCCAGAAGATCGGCATCGGCGCGCAGTTCGGCGGCAAGTACTTCTGCCACGACGTCCGCGTCGTCCGCCTGCCGCGCCACGGCGCGTCGCTGCCCGTCGCGATCGCCGTCTCCTGCTCGGCCGACCGCCAGGCCAAGGCCAAGATCACCCCCGAGGGTGTCTTCCTCGAGCAGCTCGAATTCAACCCCGGACAGTTCCTGCCCGAGGTCACCGACAGCCAGCTCGACGCCGAGACGTCGGGCGTCTCGGGCACCGGCAAGGGTGCCGCGGTCAAGATCGACCTCACCCGGCCGATGCCGGAGATCCTCGCCGAGCTGTCCAAGCACCCGGTCAAGACGCGCCTGTCGCTCACCGGTCCGCTGGTCGTCGCGCGCGACATCGCGCACGCGAAGATCAAGGAGCGCCTCGACCGCGGCGAGGAGATGCCGCAGTACCTGAAGGATCACCCGGTCTACTACGCCGGTCCCGCGAAGACCCCCGAGGGTCTCGCGTCGGGCTCGTTCGGCCCGACGACGGCCGGTCGCATGGACTCCTACGTCGACCAGTTCCAGGCCGCCGGCGGCTCGATGGTGATGCTCGCAAAGGGCAACCGCTCCAAGCAGGTCACCGACGCATGCTACAAGTACGGCGGCTTCTACCTCGGTTCGATCGGCGGCCCGGCCGCGCGCCTGGCGCTCGACTGCATCAAGAACGTCGAGGTCGTCGAGTACGAAGAGCTCGGCATGGAAGCGGTCTGGAAGATCGAGGTCGAGGACTTCCCCGCCTTCATCGTCGTCGACGACAAGGGCAACGACTTCTTCGCGCACACCGGCGAGGTCACGCTCACGGTCGGCAAGCGCCCCGGTCTGTAG
- a CDS encoding 8-oxoguanine deaminase, with protein MHAHPTTRPLVIRGAHVVSMDAARAEHRDGYVVVSGNRIVAVGSGEPTGYDDAQVVDGTGCVLTPGLINTHHHLYQWITRGLAADHTLFEWLTTLYPVWGGIDADAVHVAAKGALAHLVRTGCTTSTDHHYVVPREGGDVFGAEIAAAAEVGIRFHPCRGSMDLGASAGGLPPDHIVEDIDAILEGSREAVDRWHDPSFDSMLRVALAPCSPFSVTGELLKQSALLARDLGVRMHTHLAETLDEEDFCLEKFGCKPVQYMESLGWTGPDVWYAHAVHLDDRDIGVLAASGTGAAHCPTSNARLGAGIARAADLYAAGVPLGLGVDGAASNESCCMLEEAHHAALFARARSGPRAMTVRQSLELATIGGARVLGRENEIGSIEPGKLADLALWRIDGLAHSGIADPVAALVLGSTPPLELLLIDGREVVVRDEVRTVDEDVVARQVAAEHAALVAKAG; from the coding sequence ATGCACGCGCATCCCACCACCCGGCCGCTCGTCATCCGCGGCGCACACGTGGTGAGCATGGACGCCGCTCGCGCCGAACACCGCGACGGTTATGTCGTCGTCTCCGGCAACCGGATCGTCGCGGTCGGGTCGGGCGAACCGACCGGCTACGACGACGCGCAGGTCGTCGACGGCACCGGTTGCGTGCTCACTCCCGGGCTGATCAACACCCACCACCACCTGTACCAATGGATCACGCGTGGGCTCGCCGCCGACCACACGCTGTTCGAATGGCTCACCACCCTCTATCCCGTCTGGGGTGGCATCGACGCCGACGCCGTGCACGTCGCCGCCAAGGGCGCGCTCGCGCATCTGGTGCGCACCGGCTGCACGACCAGCACCGACCACCACTACGTCGTCCCCCGCGAGGGCGGTGACGTCTTCGGCGCGGAGATCGCCGCGGCCGCCGAGGTCGGGATCCGATTCCATCCCTGCCGCGGATCGATGGACCTCGGTGCGAGCGCCGGGGGCCTGCCGCCCGATCACATCGTCGAGGACATCGACGCGATCCTCGAAGGCAGCCGCGAGGCCGTCGACCGCTGGCACGATCCGTCCTTCGACTCGATGCTGCGGGTCGCGCTCGCGCCGTGCTCACCGTTCTCGGTGACCGGAGAGCTGCTGAAACAGTCCGCGCTGCTCGCCCGCGATCTCGGGGTGCGGATGCACACCCATCTCGCCGAGACCCTCGACGAGGAGGACTTCTGCCTCGAGAAGTTCGGATGCAAGCCCGTGCAGTACATGGAGTCGCTGGGCTGGACCGGTCCCGACGTCTGGTACGCGCACGCCGTGCACCTCGACGACCGCGACATCGGTGTGCTCGCCGCGTCCGGTACGGGTGCGGCCCACTGCCCCACCTCGAACGCCCGGCTCGGTGCCGGCATCGCCCGCGCCGCCGACCTCTACGCCGCGGGCGTGCCGCTCGGCCTCGGCGTCGACGGCGCCGCGAGCAACGAGTCGTGCTGCATGCTCGAAGAGGCCCATCACGCCGCACTGTTCGCGCGTGCCCGCAGCGGCCCCCGCGCCATGACGGTGCGGCAGAGCCTCGAACTCGCCACCATCGGCGGTGCCCGGGTCCTCGGCCGCGAGAACGAGATCGGATCGATCGAACCCGGCAAGCTCGCCGATCTGGCGTTGTGGCGGATCGACGGCCTCGCCCACTCCGGCATCGCCGACCCGGTCGCGGCACTCGTCCTCGGCAGCACACCTCCTCTCGAACTGCTGTTGATCGACGGTCGTGAGGTGGTCGTCCGCGACGAGGTCCGCACCGTCGACGAGGACGTCGTGGCACGGCAGGTCGCGGCGGAACACGCCGCGCTGGTCGCCAAGGCGGGGTGA
- the uraH gene encoding hydroxyisourate hydrolase, translating to MNTLSTHVLDATAGAPAVGLHVTLTDTHGTSLGAGVTDDDGRLTGFTDPLPEGTYHLTFATGDWFSRREVASFYPEVTVTFRIPKGSSHFHVPLLLSPYSYSTYRGS from the coding sequence ATGAACACCCTGAGTACCCACGTCCTCGACGCGACGGCCGGTGCACCCGCGGTGGGGTTGCACGTCACCCTCACCGACACGCACGGAACCTCGCTGGGCGCCGGCGTCACCGACGACGACGGCCGCCTCACCGGTTTCACCGATCCATTGCCCGAGGGCACCTACCACCTGACCTTCGCCACCGGCGACTGGTTCTCGCGCCGCGAAGTCGCGTCCTTCTATCCGGAGGTGACCGTCACCTTCCGCATCCCGAAAGGCAGCAGCCACTTCCACGTGCCGCTCCTCCTGTCGCCCTATTCGTATTCCACCTACCGCGGGAGCTGA
- a CDS encoding CPBP family intramembrane glutamic endopeptidase — translation MPSPETGRLPSLAWLPRFHAWIDVAVVIAVLVTTNLIAHFTTAWASIATVPIAACVLVAMMRRRGMRWSELGLSPRHWKRGTLYSVAAVGLVLTVVAIGIALPFTRQFFLSERYATISGALVASMIIIPLQTVIPEELAFRGVLHGTLERVWGARGVFAAGSLLFGLWHVASSFGLTAGNAGLSAFLGAGLLAQVAGIVGAVIATAAAGFVFTWLRRRSGSILAPIALHWSLNGAGALAAALVWHATLN, via the coding sequence TTGCCCTCGCCCGAGACCGGACGCCTGCCGTCGCTGGCCTGGCTTCCCCGTTTCCACGCCTGGATCGATGTCGCCGTCGTGATCGCGGTGCTCGTCACCACCAACCTGATCGCCCACTTCACCACGGCGTGGGCGTCGATCGCGACCGTGCCGATCGCAGCGTGCGTGCTGGTCGCGATGATGCGCCGACGCGGCATGCGCTGGTCGGAACTCGGTCTCTCCCCACGGCACTGGAAGAGGGGGACGCTCTATTCGGTAGCGGCCGTCGGCCTCGTCCTGACGGTGGTCGCAATCGGTATCGCCCTGCCGTTCACCAGGCAGTTCTTCCTCTCCGAGCGCTACGCCACGATCTCCGGTGCCCTCGTCGCCTCGATGATCATCATCCCGCTCCAGACCGTCATCCCCGAAGAACTCGCCTTCCGCGGCGTACTCCACGGAACCCTCGAGCGGGTGTGGGGCGCACGCGGGGTCTTCGCCGCGGGATCCCTGCTGTTCGGCCTGTGGCACGTCGCCTCGTCGTTCGGTCTCACAGCGGGTAACGCCGGCCTCAGCGCCTTTCTCGGCGCCGGGCTGCTCGCACAGGTCGCCGGCATCGTCGGCGCCGTGATCGCGACCGCTGCGGCGGGCTTCGTGTTCACGTGGCTGCGTCGCCGCAGCGGCAGCATCCTCGCGCCCATCGCGCTGCACTGGTCGCTCAACGGCGCCGGTGCCCTCGCCGCCGCGCTCGTCTGGCACGCCACACTCAACTGA
- the pucL gene encoding factor-independent urate hydroxylase, giving the protein MTELTGKIVLGPHRYGKAENRVVRIVRDTDRHEIRDLNVSSCLHGDFDAAHLEGDQGTVLPTDSQKQTIYSYAKEKGVEFIEEYGLALARHFVDDVEPVRSARIEIEEYAWERVVVDGAEHDHTWTRKGSEVRTAAITVEGTGTDRREWVVGGLKDLVVLKSTGSEFQGFLTDPYTVLEPAEDRIMATSLQARWRFASTDVDWDTVYAGVRAALLEVFANLHSKALQQSLYEIGRAVLERYPSIAEIRLSAPNKHHFLYDLARFGVENAGEVFHADDRPYGLIQASVLREDAPDAGIAWEPYTGIM; this is encoded by the coding sequence ATGACCGAACTGACCGGCAAGATCGTCCTCGGACCGCACCGCTACGGCAAGGCCGAGAACCGGGTGGTGCGCATCGTGCGTGACACCGACCGGCACGAGATCCGCGACCTGAACGTCTCGTCCTGCCTGCACGGCGATTTCGACGCCGCGCATCTCGAGGGTGATCAGGGCACGGTGCTGCCCACCGACAGTCAGAAGCAGACCATCTACTCCTACGCCAAGGAGAAGGGCGTCGAGTTCATCGAGGAGTACGGTCTCGCGCTCGCGCGGCATTTCGTCGACGACGTCGAACCCGTCCGCTCCGCGCGCATCGAGATCGAGGAGTACGCCTGGGAGCGGGTCGTCGTCGACGGTGCCGAGCACGACCACACCTGGACGCGCAAGGGATCCGAGGTCCGCACCGCCGCGATCACCGTCGAGGGCACCGGGACCGACCGACGCGAATGGGTGGTCGGCGGTCTGAAGGATCTCGTCGTCCTCAAGTCCACCGGCTCGGAGTTCCAGGGCTTCCTCACCGACCCGTACACGGTTCTCGAACCGGCGGAGGATCGCATCATGGCGACGAGTCTCCAGGCGCGCTGGCGGTTCGCGTCGACCGACGTGGACTGGGACACCGTGTACGCGGGCGTGCGCGCCGCCCTCCTCGAGGTGTTCGCGAACCTCCATTCGAAGGCCCTGCAGCAGAGCCTGTACGAGATCGGCCGCGCCGTGCTCGAGCGGTACCCATCGATCGCCGAGATCCGCCTGTCCGCACCGAACAAGCACCACTTCCTCTACGACCTGGCACGTTTCGGAGTCGAGAACGCCGGTGAGGTCTTCCACGCCGACGACCGGCCCTACGGACTCATCCAAGCGAGCGTGCTGCGCGAGGACGCCCCCGATGCCGGCATCGCCTGGGAGCCCTACACCGGCATCATGTGA
- the uraD gene encoding 2-oxo-4-hydroxy-4-carboxy-5-ureidoimidazoline decarboxylase, which yields MQLTTARFDAMPEDEAIALLLDCCSSRTWAHSVVAARPFGSRTVLLTTAAAAAENLDGDDLADALAGHPRIGERSEHAASRREQSAVATADADILDRLAAGNREYEERFGHVYLVRAAGRTAPELLEILERRLGNDPESEKAEMRAALAEITRLRLERIVIETAGSRA from the coding sequence GTGCAGCTCACAACGGCCCGGTTCGATGCGATGCCCGAGGACGAGGCCATCGCACTGTTGCTCGATTGCTGCTCGAGCCGGACATGGGCGCACTCCGTCGTCGCGGCGCGCCCGTTCGGTTCACGCACCGTGCTGCTCACCACCGCCGCTGCCGCGGCCGAGAACCTCGACGGTGACGACCTCGCCGACGCTCTCGCCGGCCACCCGCGCATCGGCGAACGCAGCGAACACGCTGCTTCCCGTCGCGAGCAGTCCGCCGTCGCCACGGCCGACGCCGACATCCTCGACCGGCTCGCCGCCGGCAACCGCGAATACGAGGAACGGTTCGGGCACGTCTACCTCGTCCGCGCCGCCGGCCGCACGGCGCCGGAACTGCTGGAGATCCTCGAACGTCGCCTCGGCAACGACCCGGAGAGCGAGAAGGCCGAGATGCGTGCGGCGCTCGCCGAGATCACCCGGCTCCGCCTCGAGCGGATCGTCATCGAGACCGCAGGGAGCCGCGCATGA
- a CDS encoding helix-turn-helix domain-containing protein: MTTVDTPHAGALLRAWRERRGLSQLSLAHTAGISSRHLSFVETGRSRPSRATVLRLSDRLDIPLRERNTILVAAGHAPVYPEHRLGDLPMAAISDAITRILSSHRPFPALVVDRHWTMVDSNDAVGVFVEGCAPELLEPPVNVLRLTLHPRGLAPRIVDLGQWRAHLLDRLQHQIGATADPVLLRLYDELAGYPCDDPVDEVEPHSLVVPMRLRTEAGELSFFSTTTLFGTPLDVTVSELAIEAFYPADDATARALSGS; this comes from the coding sequence ATGACCACGGTCGACACTCCCCACGCCGGAGCGCTGCTGCGGGCATGGCGCGAGCGGCGCGGCCTGAGCCAACTGTCCTTGGCCCACACCGCCGGTATCTCGTCGCGGCATCTGAGCTTCGTCGAGACCGGCCGGTCCCGTCCGTCGCGCGCGACCGTCCTGAGACTGAGCGACCGATTGGACATCCCGCTGCGCGAACGCAACACCATCCTGGTCGCGGCGGGACACGCGCCCGTCTACCCCGAGCATCGTCTCGGCGACCTGCCGATGGCGGCGATATCCGACGCGATCACGCGAATCCTGTCGTCGCATCGCCCCTTTCCCGCCCTCGTCGTCGACCGGCACTGGACGATGGTCGATTCCAACGACGCCGTCGGGGTGTTCGTCGAGGGGTGCGCTCCGGAACTGCTGGAGCCGCCTGTGAACGTACTGCGACTGACGTTGCACCCGCGGGGACTGGCGCCGCGCATCGTCGATCTCGGACAGTGGCGCGCTCATCTGCTCGACCGGTTGCAACATCAGATCGGTGCGACCGCCGACCCCGTCCTGCTGCGCCTGTACGACGAACTCGCCGGTTATCCCTGCGACGATCCGGTCGACGAGGTCGAACCGCATTCGCTGGTCGTGCCGATGCGGTTGCGGACCGAGGCCGGCGAGTTGTCGTTCTTCAGCACGACCACCCTCTTCGGGACCCCGCTCGACGTGACGGTTTCGGAACTGGCGATCGAGGCGTTCTATCCCGCCGACGATGCGACGGCCCGGGCGCTGAGCGGTTCGTGA